A window of the Nycticebus coucang isolate mNycCou1 chromosome 3, mNycCou1.pri, whole genome shotgun sequence genome harbors these coding sequences:
- the KCTD17 gene encoding BTB/POZ domain-containing protein KCTD17 isoform X3: MRMEAGEAAPPVGAGGRAAGGWGKWVRLNVGGTVFLTTRQTLCREQKSFLSRLCQGEELQSDRDETGAYLIDRDPTYFGPILNFLRHGKLVLDKDMAEEGVLEEAEFYNIGPLIRIIKDRMEEKDYTVTQVPPKHVYRVLQCQEEELTQMVSTMSDGWRFEQLVNIGSSYNYGSEDQAEFLCVVSKELYSSPNGPSSESSRKTKSAEEQLEEQRQQEEEVEVQVAQVQVEADTQEKAQSSQDPANLFSLPPPPPPTPPPLLPAGGSRLHPLRPEAELAVRASPWPLARPQSCHPCCYKPEAPGCEAPDHLQGLGVPI, from the exons ATGAGGATGGAGGCCGGGGAGGCAGCGCCGCCGGTGGGGGCGGGCGGCCGCGCCGCGGGCGGCTGGGGCAAGTGGGTGCGGCTCAACGTGGGGGGCACGGTGTTCCTGACCACCCGGCAGACGCTGTGCCGCGAGCAGAAGTCCTTCCTCAGCCGCTTGTGCCAGGGGGAGGAGCTGCAGTCGGACCGG GATGAGACTGGGGCCTACCTCATTGACCGTGACCCCACCTACTTCGGGCCCATTCTGAACTTCCTCCGTCATGGCAAGCTGGTGCTGGACAAGGACATGGCTGAGGAGG GGGTCCTGGAGGAAGCTGAATTCTACAACATTGGCCCGCTGATCCGCATCATCAAAGACCGGATGGAAGAGAAGGACTACACGGTCACCCAG GTCCCGCCCAAGCACGTATACCGTGTGCTGCAGTGCCAGGAGGAGGAGCTCACACAGATGGTCTCCACCATGTCCGACGGCTGGCGCTTTGAGCAG CTGGTGAACATCGGCTCCTCCTACAACTATGGTAGCGAGGACCAGGCAGAGTTCCTGTGCGTGGTATCCAAGGAGCTCTATAGCTCCCCAAACGGGCCTAGCTCTGAATCCAGCCGCAAAACCAAG AGCGCGGAGGAGCAGCTGGAAGAGCAGcggcagcaggaggaggaggtggaggtgcAGGTGGCACAGGTGCAGGTGGAGGCAGATACCCAGGAGAAAG CCCAGTCATCTCAGGATCCCGCTAAccttttctccctcccaccaccaccgCCTCCtactcctcctcctctgcttcctGCTGGAG GTTCCCGTCTGCACCCTCTCAGACCTGAGGCCGAGCTTGCAGTGAGGGCTTCTCCCTGGCCCCTCGCCCGCCCCCAGAGCTGCCACCCCTG
- the KCTD17 gene encoding BTB/POZ domain-containing protein KCTD17 isoform X4, with amino-acid sequence MRMEAGEAAPPVGAGGRAAGGWGKWVRLNVGGTVFLTTRQTLCREQKSFLSRLCQGEELQSDRDETGAYLIDRDPTYFGPILNFLRHGKLVLDKDMAEEGVLEEAEFYNIGPLIRIIKDRMEEKDYTVTQVPPKHVYRVLQCQEEELTQMVSTMSDGWRFEQLVNIGSSYNYGSEDQAEFLCVVSKELYSSPNGPSSESSRKTKSAEEQLEEQRQQEEEVEVQVAQVQVEADTQEKGSRLHPLRPEAELAVRASPWPLARPQSCHPCCYKPEAPGCEAPDHLQGLGVPI; translated from the exons ATGAGGATGGAGGCCGGGGAGGCAGCGCCGCCGGTGGGGGCGGGCGGCCGCGCCGCGGGCGGCTGGGGCAAGTGGGTGCGGCTCAACGTGGGGGGCACGGTGTTCCTGACCACCCGGCAGACGCTGTGCCGCGAGCAGAAGTCCTTCCTCAGCCGCTTGTGCCAGGGGGAGGAGCTGCAGTCGGACCGG GATGAGACTGGGGCCTACCTCATTGACCGTGACCCCACCTACTTCGGGCCCATTCTGAACTTCCTCCGTCATGGCAAGCTGGTGCTGGACAAGGACATGGCTGAGGAGG GGGTCCTGGAGGAAGCTGAATTCTACAACATTGGCCCGCTGATCCGCATCATCAAAGACCGGATGGAAGAGAAGGACTACACGGTCACCCAG GTCCCGCCCAAGCACGTATACCGTGTGCTGCAGTGCCAGGAGGAGGAGCTCACACAGATGGTCTCCACCATGTCCGACGGCTGGCGCTTTGAGCAG CTGGTGAACATCGGCTCCTCCTACAACTATGGTAGCGAGGACCAGGCAGAGTTCCTGTGCGTGGTATCCAAGGAGCTCTATAGCTCCCCAAACGGGCCTAGCTCTGAATCCAGCCGCAAAACCAAG AGCGCGGAGGAGCAGCTGGAAGAGCAGcggcagcaggaggaggaggtggaggtgcAGGTGGCACAGGTGCAGGTGGAGGCAGATACCCAGGAGAAAG GTTCCCGTCTGCACCCTCTCAGACCTGAGGCCGAGCTTGCAGTGAGGGCTTCTCCCTGGCCCCTCGCCCGCCCCCAGAGCTGCCACCCCTG
- the KCTD17 gene encoding BTB/POZ domain-containing protein KCTD17 isoform X5 → MRMEAGEAAPPVGAGGRAAGGWGKWVRLNVGGTVFLTTRQTLCREQKSFLSRLCQGEELQSDRDETGAYLIDRDPTYFGPILNFLRHGKLVLDKDMAEEGVLEEAEFYNIGPLIRIIKDRMEEKDYTVTQVPPKHVYRVLQCQEEELTQMVSTMSDGWRFEQLVNIGSSYNYGSEDQAEFLCVVSKELYSSPNGPSSESSRKTKVPVCTLSDLRPSLQ, encoded by the exons ATGAGGATGGAGGCCGGGGAGGCAGCGCCGCCGGTGGGGGCGGGCGGCCGCGCCGCGGGCGGCTGGGGCAAGTGGGTGCGGCTCAACGTGGGGGGCACGGTGTTCCTGACCACCCGGCAGACGCTGTGCCGCGAGCAGAAGTCCTTCCTCAGCCGCTTGTGCCAGGGGGAGGAGCTGCAGTCGGACCGG GATGAGACTGGGGCCTACCTCATTGACCGTGACCCCACCTACTTCGGGCCCATTCTGAACTTCCTCCGTCATGGCAAGCTGGTGCTGGACAAGGACATGGCTGAGGAGG GGGTCCTGGAGGAAGCTGAATTCTACAACATTGGCCCGCTGATCCGCATCATCAAAGACCGGATGGAAGAGAAGGACTACACGGTCACCCAG GTCCCGCCCAAGCACGTATACCGTGTGCTGCAGTGCCAGGAGGAGGAGCTCACACAGATGGTCTCCACCATGTCCGACGGCTGGCGCTTTGAGCAG CTGGTGAACATCGGCTCCTCCTACAACTATGGTAGCGAGGACCAGGCAGAGTTCCTGTGCGTGGTATCCAAGGAGCTCTATAGCTCCCCAAACGGGCCTAGCTCTGAATCCAGCCGCAAAACCAAG GTTCCCGTCTGCACCCTCTCAGACCTGAGGCCGAGCTTGCAGTGA
- the KCTD17 gene encoding BTB/POZ domain-containing protein KCTD17 isoform X2: MRMEAGEAAPPVGAGGRAAGGWGKWVRLNVGGTVFLTTRQTLCREQKSFLSRLCQGEELQSDRDETGAYLIDRDPTYFGPILNFLRHGKLVLDKDMAEEGVLEEAEFYNIGPLIRIIKDRMEEKDYTVTQVPPKHVYRVLQCQEEELTQMVSTMSDGWRFEQLVNIGSSYNYGSEDQAEFLCVVSKELYSSPNGPSSESSRKTKSAEEQLEEQRQQEEEVEVQVAQVQVEADTQEKAQSSQDPANLFSLPPPPPPTPPPLLPAGGPASSSSTSSSSWISSAPCLFPLCPCPGFLSACSRLPPGAALVPASCALHPGPLALHPRASCLPPPVPLPAPPASQPGEEECSCTSSLPTNPAGHL; the protein is encoded by the exons ATGAGGATGGAGGCCGGGGAGGCAGCGCCGCCGGTGGGGGCGGGCGGCCGCGCCGCGGGCGGCTGGGGCAAGTGGGTGCGGCTCAACGTGGGGGGCACGGTGTTCCTGACCACCCGGCAGACGCTGTGCCGCGAGCAGAAGTCCTTCCTCAGCCGCTTGTGCCAGGGGGAGGAGCTGCAGTCGGACCGG GATGAGACTGGGGCCTACCTCATTGACCGTGACCCCACCTACTTCGGGCCCATTCTGAACTTCCTCCGTCATGGCAAGCTGGTGCTGGACAAGGACATGGCTGAGGAGG GGGTCCTGGAGGAAGCTGAATTCTACAACATTGGCCCGCTGATCCGCATCATCAAAGACCGGATGGAAGAGAAGGACTACACGGTCACCCAG GTCCCGCCCAAGCACGTATACCGTGTGCTGCAGTGCCAGGAGGAGGAGCTCACACAGATGGTCTCCACCATGTCCGACGGCTGGCGCTTTGAGCAG CTGGTGAACATCGGCTCCTCCTACAACTATGGTAGCGAGGACCAGGCAGAGTTCCTGTGCGTGGTATCCAAGGAGCTCTATAGCTCCCCAAACGGGCCTAGCTCTGAATCCAGCCGCAAAACCAAG AGCGCGGAGGAGCAGCTGGAAGAGCAGcggcagcaggaggaggaggtggaggtgcAGGTGGCACAGGTGCAGGTGGAGGCAGATACCCAGGAGAAAG CCCAGTCATCTCAGGATCCCGCTAAccttttctccctcccaccaccaccgCCTCCtactcctcctcctctgcttcctGCTGGAGGTCCTGCCTCATCTTcatccacctcctcttcctcctggatCTCATCTGCACCCTGCCTCTTCCCTCTCTGCCCTTGTCCGGGTTTTCTCTCTGCCTGCTCACGCCTCCCTCCCGGGGCTGCCCTGGTCCCAGCCTCCTGTGCCCTCCACCCAGGCCCCCTGGCCCTGCATCCCAGAGCATCTTGCCTGCCGCCTCCTGTGCCCCTTCCAGCAcctcctgcctcccagcctgGGGAGGAGGAGTGCAGCTGCACCTCCTCTCTGCCCACCAATCCTGCTGGGCACCTCTGA
- the KCTD17 gene encoding BTB/POZ domain-containing protein KCTD17 isoform X6 translates to MRMEAGEAAPPVGAGGRAAGGWGKWVRLNVGGTVFLTTRQTLCREQKSFLSRLCQGEELQSDRDETGAYLIDRDPTYFGPILNFLRHGKLVLDKDMAEEGVLEEAEFYNIGPLIRIIKDRMEEKDYTVTQVPPKHVYRVLQCQEEELTQMVSTMSDGWRFEQLVNIGSSYNYGSEDQAEFLCVVSKELYSSPNGPSSESSRKTKLLQARGTRM, encoded by the exons ATGAGGATGGAGGCCGGGGAGGCAGCGCCGCCGGTGGGGGCGGGCGGCCGCGCCGCGGGCGGCTGGGGCAAGTGGGTGCGGCTCAACGTGGGGGGCACGGTGTTCCTGACCACCCGGCAGACGCTGTGCCGCGAGCAGAAGTCCTTCCTCAGCCGCTTGTGCCAGGGGGAGGAGCTGCAGTCGGACCGG GATGAGACTGGGGCCTACCTCATTGACCGTGACCCCACCTACTTCGGGCCCATTCTGAACTTCCTCCGTCATGGCAAGCTGGTGCTGGACAAGGACATGGCTGAGGAGG GGGTCCTGGAGGAAGCTGAATTCTACAACATTGGCCCGCTGATCCGCATCATCAAAGACCGGATGGAAGAGAAGGACTACACGGTCACCCAG GTCCCGCCCAAGCACGTATACCGTGTGCTGCAGTGCCAGGAGGAGGAGCTCACACAGATGGTCTCCACCATGTCCGACGGCTGGCGCTTTGAGCAG CTGGTGAACATCGGCTCCTCCTACAACTATGGTAGCGAGGACCAGGCAGAGTTCCTGTGCGTGGTATCCAAGGAGCTCTATAGCTCCCCAAACGGGCCTAGCTCTGAATCCAGCCGCAAAACCAAG